CCGCGGACGGGACTGGATTCGCCATGTCAGCCGGTGTTCTGCCCTAGATCAGCTCCGGCGAGCCCTTTTAGCCTCAACCCTGAGTGATTGACCTGGCCCTGACTCCCTGAAGCCCATCGCCACTGCGGCTTGATCATTTCCGCCGATTCGTTATTATGGATACAAGCAAATTCGGCAATGGATCATCCCTTGTCGAGTTCTTTGTTTTTGATGATCTGGGTATCCTTGGATAAGAAGCCGCGAGGCGACAAGGGAGTATTTCGCAGATGGATTATATTGAAAAGGTTCTCGAAAAGCTGGGAGAATGGGTAGACAAGCTCATTGATGCTCTGTTTGGTCCCCAAGCTCAACCAGACCACGAGCCCATTCCAGTCCCTGTGGATGATCGCCAATAATATCTACTGACTTCGTATCTGGGACTTCGTATCTGAGACTCTGTATCTGATAGGAAGCATCTTTGCTAACCATCTTGGTCTTACACGGGCCCAACTTGAATCTGCTGGGTCAGCGAGAGCCAGAAGTCTATGGTAAGCAAACCCTTGATGATGTCAACCAGCAGCTGCACCGAGAAGCAAAGCAGTTGTTAGTAACGCTCGAAGTCTTGCAATCCAACCACGAAGGCGACCTGGTAGAGGCAATTCATAGTGCCTGGAATCGTTGCCATGGCTTGCTCATCAATCCAGGCGCCTATACCCATACTAGTGTGGCCATTCGAGATGCCATTGCTGGCGTTGGTATACCGACTGTCGAAGTTCACCTGAGTAATCTCTATCGGCGAGAAGCCTTTCGACAGCATTCCTATATCGCTCCCGTTGCTATCGGCCAAATTAGCGGCTTCGGGGCTGACAGCTATCGGTTAGGGCTACAGGCTCTAGCAGCCCACTTGCGTCACTCAACTCCCTCCTGATGAGGAGTTATCCCCTTTTGTAGCCGCACGTGCTGCAGCGCAAGCAATATTGCCGCCCTAGAGCTTACTCTCTAGGGATTTTAAGTACTCAGTGTTGACACCAGATTCTCGGGTGAGGGCAATTTTACCGGTGCGGGCAATTTCACGGATGCCGAAGCGATTCAGTACCTGCACGATAGCTACCATTTTCCCCGGATCCCCGACTACCTCTAAGGTCAGCGAATCTTCAGCCACATCCACAACCCGGGCTCGGAAAATTTGGGCAAACTCAATAATTTCAGACCGAGTGGCACTGGTGGCATTCACCTTGAGCAACATTAACTCCCGCTCAACGCAAGGCACCTCTGTCACATCCTGAACCTTCAGGACATTGATCAACTTGTAAAGCTGCTTAGTCAGTTGCTCAATGGAATTGTCATCCCCCAGCACCACCATAGTGATGCGGGAAATCCCCACCTGTTCAGCGGGACCCACCGCTAGGCTCTCAATATTAAATCCCCGCCGCGCGAACAGCCCCGCGATCCGAGTCAGCACCCCTGCTTCATCCTCTACCAGCACAGAGAGGGTGTGCTTCATGACAGCAGGTGTCATAACGGCAAGACTTTCAGACATGGGCATAGACACGAATTCAGAATCAGAAGGGACCAGCGTTAGCCGCAGAGAGCACAAAACACTCTCAGTCTCTAATCATATAGTGTTAGCCAGATGACTGAGAATACGTCGGCCTCAATTCGTACTCTAGACTCAGGCATTTTCTAGCACGCCCCCTCCCCAGGAGATGACCGTTGACCATGCTAAAGCAGGGTTAGGGAACCTCCCGTACACATATTGCCCAACCTACCTGATTGTAGGTCCACCGTCCCAACGTCTTGATAGCGTTGTCCAGAAAAGGCACCCTACTCAGGGCAGCTTCAGCCAGACGACCCAGGCAATCAGTTTATTTTTTGACAGTTTCCTTTTCAATTCGCAACAAAGACTCACACTGTTTTGAGGTATCCCATCTAATATCGAGATGGATTTGGACTAGGTAGGCCACCAGCACAGCCATAGCATGACGCCATAGAATGCGTTAAAACGGTGTACATTCTATACCTAGTTCAGGTTTTTTTCCGTGATTCAGCCTATGCAGGTCCGATGCAGCCCCATGAACCGTCGTTAGTCATCACTACTTGTATTCCTGCTAATGCGTAATCGAAATACCCCGCCTATTAACCAAAACATTCGATTTCCGGAGATCCGCGTCATCAGCACCGATGGGGAACAGCTGGGAATCATGAGCCCTAGCGATGCGATCAGACTAGCTGAGGAACGCCAGCTTGATCTGGTGTTGGTGAGCGATAAGGCAACGCCCCCCGTATGCCGCATCATGGACTACGGTAAGTATAAGTTTGAGCAAGAAAAGCGAGCCCGGGAAGCGAAAAAGCGTCAACACAACGCAGACGTCAAAGAAGTCAAGATGCGCTATAAGATCGACGAGCATGACTATAAAGTCCGCGTTAAGCATGCTCAACGCTTTCTCAAGTCAGGGGATAAGGTAAAGGCAACGGTCATGTTTCGGGGGCGAGAAATTCAGCACACGGACTTGGCTGAGGAGTTACTGCGTCAGATGGCTAACGATCTAGCCGATGTGGCTGAGGTGCAGCAAGCTCCTAAGCGCGAGGGACGTAACATGATGATGATGCTCTCTCCCAAGAAATGAGCCTTGTCTAAGTCCAGCCTTCGCGGGTAACGTCAAGAAAGACGACCGACCACGACCCGGACGGGGGCAGTCGTGGGTGGGCCGCTAGCACTGGGCAACTGGCGCTACTGTCTCATCTTGCTGTGCCGTCAAGCAGGCATGGGTTGCGGCGTAGGGCTTGACTGTCCCCATAACCATTGCCAATGCTCAGGTTGCTACGATATGAAGGCACTCAGGGTTGCTCGCTATCCGTCTCTAAAGCGGGGCTTACGTCAGGCGGTTAATCTGCGTCCTGGTGAGGGCCGCCGCACCCTGTGGGTATTTGCCTCCTATACGGCCACCTCCATGGGCATTTTGTGGTTGGAGGTGTGCTCAGCTGCCCTATTTTTAGGGGAATATGGAGCCGAGTCGCTGCCCTGGATCTATCTTTTCAGTGCGGCAGTGGGCCTGGGGTTGAGTGTGATCTACTCATGGTTGCAGCGGCTCTTGCCGCTGCGCCGGGTCATCGTGTTGATGGCGCTGTTGATGGCACTACCAATTCTGCTGTTTTGGTGGGGGCTCAACAATGGCTTCTTGGTCGCGGGGATCGTCTTTGCCATGCGGTTGTGGATGGAAGCCATCTACAGCCTCAATGATCTGAATGTGTCGGTTACGGCTAATCAGCTTTTCAACATTCGGGAGATTAAGCGGGCTTATCCCTTAATTAGCAGCGGCAACTTGGTCGCCGATGTGTTGAGTGGCTTCTCTGTGTATCTGCTATTGACTTGGGTGGGTCTGGAGAACGTCCTGCTGTTGGCGTTTCTGGTCATGATGGTGGGGGCGGTGATTCTGGTTCACCTGAGCCAAACCTACGAGCATGCCTTCCCCGATGCCCCCCGGCGGCCATTAGAAGAGGTGAGCGTACATCCATCGAGTCAACGGTTGCAGGGGCCGGTACAGCAGTATGTGGTGCTGCTGTTTAGCTTTTTTGTCTTGGCGCAGGTCTTGCTCTACTCCATTGAGTTTCAGTTCCTGAATCAGGTTGAGCTCAATTTACCGGAGAATGCGATCGCACAGTTTCTGGGGCTGTTTAGTGGCCTACTGGGGTTAATTGAACTGCTAACCCAGTGGTTTACCTCTAGTCGTCTGATCGAACGCCAGGGCGTGTTCTCGGTCACCCTAATCTTGCCGAGCGCCATTGTCCTGGTTGGTAGCCTCACCCTGGTATTTAGCCACGGCGTCCTATGGGGAACAACGAGTCTGTTCGTGGGCTTGGTTGTGCTCAAGTTCTGCGATGAGTGGTTGCGCTATACCCTGGTGGCCAGTACCCGTCCCGTGCTGTTTCAACCGATTCCAGAGCGGAGTCGGGTGTCTTTGCAGTCTTTGGTAGGGGGGTTAGCCGAGCCCCTATCTATGGGGATGACCGGGGTCATCATCTTAGTCACTCTGGCCATTAATAGGCAGGTATGGCCGCAGCAAGTGGTGATCCAGAGTCAGTTCTTTTTGGTGGGCATTATTCTGGCGGCCTTGGTGTGGTTGGGGGCTATCCTGCTGTTGCGATCGCGCTATTTAAACTTGCTAGTGCTGGGCGCTGAGCAGGGATTGCTCACCTTCTCTGATGCTAACTTGCGGGTTCTAAAGCGCGCGTTCATCGAACAGTTAGAGCAACCCGGTTCTGAGGCCGATAAACGCTCCTGCATTGAGTTACTGGCCCATCTCGATCCGCGCGGAGTGGGGGAGGTGTTGGCACCTCGCCTCAGGCAATTAAGTCCCAATTTGCAGCGGCAGAGTCTGGAGGCCATGTTGGCCTATCCCAATGAAGTCTTTCTAGACTCGGTAGGCGGCCTGATTCAATCCTCGCGGCAGCCGGAGGTGTTGGCCCTGGCCCTACGCTATGTCTGGATTACGGAGCCATCGCCTGATATCAATGCCTTGCGTCCCTATCTAGATGCCGACATCGACCCGGTGGTGCGGGGCACGGCGGCGTCCTTGATGCTGCGACGGGGCAATCCTCAACAACGGGCGGAGGCTACCAATACCCTGCGCCAGATGCTCACCCATCAGCAAGAACGAGAGCGGGTCATGGGCTGTCGTGCCCTGGGGGAGGCCGATTATCTGCAGGCCCTACGACTCTATATTCCCACCCTACTCCAGGATCCGTCCCTGCGGGTGCGGCGAGCCTTGCTAGATGCGATCGCAGCTACCCACTTAGAAGAATACTATCCCTCCCTGCTAAAAGCCCTGCAATACAAATCCACTCGGGAAGCAGCCCAGCAAGCCTTAACTCGCCTAGGGGATGATGCCCTACCCATATTAGAGCGAGTAGCCATCGATGCCTATCAGCCGGATACGCTGAGGGTTCAGGCCTGGCATGTGATCGGCAACATCGGCACCTATCAGGCGCTAATGGTCCTAACCAACAATCTAGCGAACTCCTGGGGGAATCCTCGCCGGTGGATCCTGCGCATTTTGCTAAGCCTCTTTCAGGAAAAGGGAGTGAAGCGTTCTTTCACCATTGACAGTGCTCTAGACCGATTGGGGCGGTCCGGCCTAGAGGAACTGCTGCGTCAGGAACTCTCCCTAATTGGGCACACCCTTGCTGCCCTGCTGGATCTATCGCCAGCCCATGTCACTGGCGAGGCAGCCGATTTACTACGCCAGGCCCTTGGCAACATGGAAGCAGATGCTCTGGAGCGCTGTTTCATGTTGCTGCGCTTCATGGCTCCCCCGGGTACCATTCAAGCCGCCCAAGCCAGTCTGCAAGGATCCCCCACTAGTCGAGCCCGGGGCCTAGAGATCCTCGACAATGCCCTTGATATCACCCATAAACGCACCTTCTTGGCACTTTTAGATCAGCGGTCCGATCGCGATCGCCTAAATGCGTTGACCGCCATTGTGTCCTACACCCCCATGGTCCCCAGTCAACGGCTGCGGTTTTTGTTAGAGCTGCGTCATTTTCTCTCTGATTGGGCCCTGGCCTGCTGCTTTCATCTGGCTCGCCAGCAGCACTGGAGTTTGACCGCCGAGCAAACCCTAGCCTCCCTGCGTCATCCCACCAGCTTTGTGCGAGAAGCTGTTCTCACCTACTTGCGGTTAGCCTCGCCCCGCACCCTGAGGAGGTTAATTCCCCTGTTGCAGCAGGATCCTAACCCTGTCGTTAGTGCCCAAGTGCAGGCAATTATGACCGAATGGAACTATAGTTCATCAACCTCACCTCAGTCATCATGACCGGCACTGACAGTGATGTTACTCATATGTGACTCAGGCATGTTGCCGTTACGGTGATTGACACCAGGGGCATACTAACGGTAAGTCCTACGATTAGCCTAGCTAACCAGCTGCTATTTAGATCAGGGATTCCCTCTACCAACTTACTGCGACGGTCTCAATGCTTACCAGTGTTCATCGACTCCTGTTCATCCGAGGTGTGCCCATCTTTAAGGAACTGCGGGATGATTTTCTGGTGCGCCTGGCGTCGGTGATGGAAGAAGTCTCCTTTGGTAGCCACGATACCGTTATCGTCGAGGGGCAAGAAGGGCGAGCCCTTTACATCTTGGTATCTGGACGATTAAGTGTTCATTTGAAGGGACAAGAGTTGGCCCAACTAGAACCGGGGGCTTGCTTTGGTGAGATGTCTGTCTTTGATGCAGAACCCCGGTCCGCCTCGGTAACTACCTTAGATCCCTGTGACTGTTTGGTCCTCACCCAACAGCAACTCTATGACGCCATTGAGGAAACCCCAGACATTGCTGTTAATATCATTCGGCTTCTCTCTCGCCGGATTCGAGAACTTAACCAAGACCTCAATCAACACAAGCAAGCAGCCAGCCCTACCCCTACTTCTCCCTCGCTAGACCACCAGCCCTTAACGACAGAACTGTCTGTTGCGTCTCCCCTCAGCTGGTTATCGGGTCAGGGAGAGGTTACGTCGAAGACTGGGGATTTTCCCTACGGTCGCTCATTGAACTAATTCGAAACGGCTCGGCGACAGCTTGAAAAGACCGTGAATGGGGGAGTGAAGTGAACGACGGCTTTCCACACCTCGACTAGGCGTGGAAAGTCTGCAGCCTCAACGGAAAAAGTCTGGGTTTGCAATGGCATTGCAGTCAAACTAAACATAGACAGTACCGTTTGGTTTATGGAATGAGCGGTATGCCCAACTGCCGAGCCTGCGACGCAGCATCCCTTGCACCCCAACGGCGCTTAATTTTACCGTTCTCTATCTCGAACCATTCCATCGCAACCAGTTCGTACGACTTGCCAGTTGGCTGGTTTCCAAAGGCAGCCACATGAAAAGTTCCCGTCTCTACGTACCTCGCAGCTACAACGTTTCCCTCCGCTATTAGGCTCTGGACGTTGAGCTGCATGCCGTAGCCCTCGATTAATTGTCGCCAGATCGGCGCGATTTTCTCAAAACCACCCTCGTCGAGCACTCCTTGTATCTCGACGTCCTCAGTGAGTAATGACTTCAGCGCGTCTAGGTCACCTCGATTGAATGCCTCTACATATTGGCGAACTACTGCCTTAGACTCTTCTTCGATTGACATCGTTTTTCCTCGCAGTGATTATTTCAGTACTTAGCGTCGTTATTAGCGACAGGAGTCGGGGACGATTAGGAAACAGTCAAAAAAAAATCACTGAAAGCCTTACTAATAAGGAATTTCGAGGATTTTTGAGCTTATTCCCCAACAACTCTATTAAGTTCTGATCTGGTGCATGCTCTTATTGGGCTACGCCTCATTCAGAGAGTTCTTCGGCCAGGGCTTGTAGCAACTTGGCTCCATCACCTTGCCACGCGCTTCCGTGCATACAAGCAAGTACTCTCGGCTTGGTTGAGGCCAATCGCTCTAACATCTCTCGCCCATTCTTCGTGTGCGAGTAGTAGTCCATCTGCTGTCGAAAGACCTCGCTCGGCCCCAGGATGTCTGATGCTATCAGGGGAGGTAAGTCTGCCCCCCCCTGCGTGAACAGATCTCCGCAGAACAATGTCTTCGTAGCCTCTTCCATCAAATAGCCACACTCCCAGGCATGGGGCAGGTGCGGCGTGTCAAACCATCGGACCGAGTGTTTCCCAACTGAGAGTACCTCTCCATCCGCGAGTGCATGGGGAGCCCGATCTGCCATGTCTTCGATGGATACCATGGCTGCAATCTTGCCGCAGACTGGAATAGCGTGGGGAGCAGCCGCTAGCCATTCATTCAGTGAGCCACATTCATCGGCCTCTACATGGGAAAACGCGATGTATCTCAGCCTCTCGATAGGGATTAATTTGGCAACGGCCTCATGGATCATTGGAAACAGCTTGCGGAGGCCCGTGTGAAATAGCAGCGGCTCCTCATCCACGATCAGGTACTGGTTAAAGGAGAAGCCGGGTACTGGGGTGTTTATCCGGTAAATACCGTCAGCAACTTCATACAGGTTAGTTCCAGATTGTGTGTTGGTCACTGTCGTGTGGGTCACTATCATGGCGTCTTACCTCCGCAACGAGTGTAGGAAAGTACATGAGTTGAGCAGCCTAACGGTCGTGGGCAGTGGCTGTGAGTTTTTTTAACTGGCAATCCTTTCAGATCTTTTCTGCATCGCTGTAGGCTTCAATGGTTGTAAATTCGCGCTTTTTACCCGGAAACGCCGCGAAAATCTGCCGATGGCGGTTGAGGCCATATTCGTCTGCTCGTGTTTCGTATTGCTTGACCCATTCGATCAGCTGATCGAGCATTGCTTGTTGCTGCGCAGACGTGTCGAACTTTTCGGGTTCCCAAGGTTGCTGTCGGCAATGAGCGACGCAAACATCAATGCCTGGGTTGAGAAACCACAGCTCATCGCAGTGGGGTAGAACGGCTTCAATCAGGTCGCTGTAGCAGCCTTCGATAATCCAATGGTGGTGCTGAGCAAGAAACTGTTGAAGCAGCTCCAGGCAATTTCATCCAGGGATAGACGGGCAATGGCGATCGCCAATCAGTCGTCGAGCCATCGTGCTTTTGCCAGCACCGGCGTTACCTAGCAGCACAATTTTCATAGCTAATCCTTCAACTCCGTCAAAATGGCGACGGCTATACATCAATGGCATCACGCGCGATGGATGAGGTGAGGCTAGAGGGTATTGAGACAGGGGAGGGCACGTCATTGTCATACCTTCAAGGGGAGAGAGGGGTCCATGCCAGGTGGCCACGCCGCAGATTGGGGTAACCCATCGGTAATCTCATACCACGGGGCTTTGGAATCCACGAAAATGTGCTCTTCTGGACGCACCCCTGGATCGCCATCGATTGTGGCCAAGACCACCTCGGTGACGTTGCCCGCTTCAGTGCTGACCAGGTGAGAGCCGCACTGCCGGCAAAAGCACCGCTGCCGGCCCGGCGATGATTCGTATCCCTGGACCAATTCCAGCCCCGATGTCCACCGAAACTGTTCGGAGTTGATAAGCGTCCAGGTAACAAAGGCCGCCCCGTGAGCTTTTCTGCAAATAGAACAGTGGCAATGCCCGGTCGGGCCTAGCGGGCCGGTGATCTCATAGCTCACGGCTTTACATAAACAACTGCCTCCAAGGGTCATGTCAATACCTCCGATTGGGTGAATGGTTTGTGAAGATGGAGGCGGTTGAGTCGGGGTATAGAGATAAGCCATTGTCAGGCTCCCTGAATCAGATATTAGGTATGAATATGGGTTGTGTTGAGGAATAGTTTTAGGTCTCGGTTTGAACTGGGTATGGGTGCTGATTAAATTGGTGCTTTAGATTGAGCAGCACCTAACCGGGGATTTAGGCCATGCCATTTACAAGCCAGCGGGCGCAGTCTACTCCTAACTGGTCCAGGGCGATCGCTTCGTAGCGCTGGCTGTCTTCCGTGGACAGCATGTCTTTCCAACGACCATTTGTGCCCTTGTGGACGAAGGTTTGGGCACCCCCTTCCCAGAAAGTACCTCCCAGGGGAGCGCTTTTCTCGGCATGGCGCTTCATGTAATCGAAGCTGCAGTGCTCAAGGATGGTGGGCCACTGGTTCTCGTCGATGGGAATATCGAGGAACGCGGCGATTTCGCGAATCTGACCCGGCATGTCGCGCTTCAGGTCGGCGTAGTGCAGCAGCATGACGTTGGGCAGGTGGCGGATGGCCCACCAGGTTTTGATGTTTTCCCAGAACGGCCAGAAGGGATAGCCGTCGTTGTCTAGCCAATCGCGGAAGTACTGCACCACCGATTCGGACGGCTTCTCCAGGGCGGGGCCGACCCGTCCGGGGGTATTGTTGAGGGCATCGTAGAACGCCTCGTTGCCATTGGCGTGGTGGTTGTACAGGCTCCACACTACGTCTCGGCCATCGCGAGCGACGTACAGGTATTTGGCCTTGGGGGAAAATACCAGGGCATCGACGGGCAGGTGGGTCTTGAGGAAGCGGCGATGGGTCTGGGCTTCCACTTCTGGTAGCTTGATTGCCTTGGGAGGGATGCGCAGATCCAGCCAGGGAGACAGTACCGCCACTTCCACATCGGGTGCGCCGTTAAAGATGAGCTGACCGACGATCTGCTGGGTCCAGGTGGTGCCGGACTTGGCGTAGCTGCCGATAATGATGTCGTCATCGCGGAACTGAAACTCGTTCCAGATAGTGGAGTCGAAGTGGTGGCTATGGAGTTCGCGGGTCTTTTGGGGCCACTGGATGGGGGTCTGGTAGTGGTAGCGATCGCCGATTTCTAGGGATTGTTGCAGAGTGGCTTGGGTCATGGGTGGGGCCTTTGTGATGTGGGGAGTGGGGGAGACCTTTGCCTATTAGAAGCCTTCAACGAAGACAGCGTTGGATTCTGAGCCAGAGAGGCTCAGGGCTTTTAAGTCGGCATAGTCGTCGGAGTCATACCAGTCGTGGGCTTGCTGCAGGCTGGGAAACTCAATAACGACTAGAAAGTTCGGCTGCCAGTGGCCTTCCGCGACAGCGGGGTTGCCTCCAACGGTCAGGTATTTGCCGCCGTGCCGGGCCACGTTGTCAAACACGCCAGCGCGGTATTGCTCCATCTTTTCTGGATCTGTAACGTTGAGTAAGTCGAACACGCAATAGGCGGACATCGGTAAACTCCTTTTTTTGCAGTAGATTCAGTCTTGGATTGGGATTATTGCGGGGGGAAGCCTGTTAAGGCGATGGTGTATTCCTCGACTGGTTTTTCGCCTGCGATCGCAACGTTAGCAATAGGTTCAGGTGTCTCGAAAGCATGGGGGGGTGAATGGTCATTAAGGGATAACACCATCAAGGCAGTTGTCATAACTGCATGTACAAAGGTTGAGTAGCGCATGAGAAAAACTCCTAGAAAGTGGCAGGGTAAAGTAACCCCTCGTTAAAGCGAGGGAGAGACTATTT
This portion of the Halomicronema hongdechloris C2206 genome encodes:
- the aroQ gene encoding type II 3-dehydroquinate dehydratase, with product MLTILVLHGPNLNLLGQREPEVYGKQTLDDVNQQLHREAKQLLVTLEVLQSNHEGDLVEAIHSAWNRCHGLLINPGAYTHTSVAIRDAIAGVGIPTVEVHLSNLYRREAFRQHSYIAPVAIGQISGFGADSYRLGLQALAAHLRHSTPS
- the ilvN gene encoding acetolactate synthase small subunit, with translation MKHTLSVLVEDEAGVLTRIAGLFARRGFNIESLAVGPAEQVGISRITMVVLGDDNSIEQLTKQLYKLINVLKVQDVTEVPCVERELMLLKVNATSATRSEIIEFAQIFRARVVDVAEDSLTLEVVGDPGKMVAIVQVLNRFGIREIARTGKIALTRESGVNTEYLKSLESKL
- the infC gene encoding translation initiation factor IF-3 → MRNRNTPPINQNIRFPEIRVISTDGEQLGIMSPSDAIRLAEERQLDLVLVSDKATPPVCRIMDYGKYKFEQEKRAREAKKRQHNADVKEVKMRYKIDEHDYKVRVKHAQRFLKSGDKVKATVMFRGREIQHTDLAEELLRQMANDLADVAEVQQAPKREGRNMMMMLSPKK
- a CDS encoding HEAT repeat domain-containing protein, which translates into the protein MKALRVARYPSLKRGLRQAVNLRPGEGRRTLWVFASYTATSMGILWLEVCSAALFLGEYGAESLPWIYLFSAAVGLGLSVIYSWLQRLLPLRRVIVLMALLMALPILLFWWGLNNGFLVAGIVFAMRLWMEAIYSLNDLNVSVTANQLFNIREIKRAYPLISSGNLVADVLSGFSVYLLLTWVGLENVLLLAFLVMMVGAVILVHLSQTYEHAFPDAPRRPLEEVSVHPSSQRLQGPVQQYVVLLFSFFVLAQVLLYSIEFQFLNQVELNLPENAIAQFLGLFSGLLGLIELLTQWFTSSRLIERQGVFSVTLILPSAIVLVGSLTLVFSHGVLWGTTSLFVGLVVLKFCDEWLRYTLVASTRPVLFQPIPERSRVSLQSLVGGLAEPLSMGMTGVIILVTLAINRQVWPQQVVIQSQFFLVGIILAALVWLGAILLLRSRYLNLLVLGAEQGLLTFSDANLRVLKRAFIEQLEQPGSEADKRSCIELLAHLDPRGVGEVLAPRLRQLSPNLQRQSLEAMLAYPNEVFLDSVGGLIQSSRQPEVLALALRYVWITEPSPDINALRPYLDADIDPVVRGTAASLMLRRGNPQQRAEATNTLRQMLTHQQERERVMGCRALGEADYLQALRLYIPTLLQDPSLRVRRALLDAIAATHLEEYYPSLLKALQYKSTREAAQQALTRLGDDALPILERVAIDAYQPDTLRVQAWHVIGNIGTYQALMVLTNNLANSWGNPRRWILRILLSLFQEKGVKRSFTIDSALDRLGRSGLEELLRQELSLIGHTLAALLDLSPAHVTGEAADLLRQALGNMEADALERCFMLLRFMAPPGTIQAAQASLQGSPTSRARGLEILDNALDITHKRTFLALLDQRSDRDRLNALTAIVSYTPMVPSQRLRFLLELRHFLSDWALACCFHLARQQHWSLTAEQTLASLRHPTSFVREAVLTYLRLASPRTLRRLIPLLQQDPNPVVSAQVQAIMTEWNYSSSTSPQSS
- a CDS encoding ester cyclase, with the translated sequence MSIEEESKAVVRQYVEAFNRGDLDALKSLLTEDVEIQGVLDEGGFEKIAPIWRQLIEGYGMQLNVQSLIAEGNVVAARYVETGTFHVAAFGNQPTGKSYELVAMEWFEIENGKIKRRWGARDAASQARQLGIPLIP
- a CDS encoding oxygen-binding di-iron domain-containing protein; this translates as MIVTHTTVTNTQSGTNLYEVADGIYRINTPVPGFSFNQYLIVDEEPLLFHTGLRKLFPMIHEAVAKLIPIERLRYIAFSHVEADECGSLNEWLAAAPHAIPVCGKIAAMVSIEDMADRAPHALADGEVLSVGKHSVRWFDTPHLPHAWECGYLMEEATKTLFCGDLFTQGGADLPPLIASDILGPSEVFRQQMDYYSHTKNGREMLERLASTKPRVLACMHGSAWQGDGAKLLQALAEELSE
- a CDS encoding Rab family GTPase, giving the protein MKIVLLGNAGAGKSTMARRLIGDRHCPSIPG
- a CDS encoding GFA family protein, yielding MAYLYTPTQPPPSSQTIHPIGGIDMTLGGSCLCKAVSYEITGPLGPTGHCHCSICRKAHGAAFVTWTLINSEQFRWTSGLELVQGYESSPGRQRCFCRQCGSHLVSTEAGNVTEVVLATIDGDPGVRPEEHIFVDSKAPWYEITDGLPQSAAWPPGMDPSLPLKV
- a CDS encoding sulfotransferase domain-containing protein: MTQATLQQSLEIGDRYHYQTPIQWPQKTRELHSHHFDSTIWNEFQFRDDDIIIGSYAKSGTTWTQQIVGQLIFNGAPDVEVAVLSPWLDLRIPPKAIKLPEVEAQTHRRFLKTHLPVDALVFSPKAKYLYVARDGRDVVWSLYNHHANGNEAFYDALNNTPGRVGPALEKPSESVVQYFRDWLDNDGYPFWPFWENIKTWWAIRHLPNVMLLHYADLKRDMPGQIREIAAFLDIPIDENQWPTILEHCSFDYMKRHAEKSAPLGGTFWEGGAQTFVHKGTNGRWKDMLSTEDSQRYEAIALDQLGVDCARWLVNGMA
- a CDS encoding DUF1330 domain-containing protein, encoding MSAYCVFDLLNVTDPEKMEQYRAGVFDNVARHGGKYLTVGGNPAVAEGHWQPNFLVVIEFPSLQQAHDWYDSDDYADLKALSLSGSESNAVFVEGF